A section of the Streptomyces sp. NBC_00178 genome encodes:
- a CDS encoding beta-N-acetylhexosaminidase, protein MDNLIPAPVRTAGDDSRAFVLDDATTLTAGPGTESTGRWLRGTLGAAFALPLAPAPKGAAGSANTIELQVDPALEPEGYRLGVDAVRGVRITGGSAAGVFWGAQTLRQLLGPEAFRRAPVRAGAERRIPLTEIEDAPRFGWRGLMLDVARHFMPKDGVLRMLDLLAAHKLNVFHFHLTDDQGWRIEIKRHPRLTEAGAWRARTKYGHRASELWDETPHGGHYTQDDIREIVAYAAERHIRVVPEIDIPGHSQAAISAYPELGNTDVVDTSALSVWDTWGINPNVLAPTDNTLRFFEGVFEEVLDLFPADTSPFIHVGGDECLKDQWKESPAAQARMAGLGLADEDELQSWFIRHFDRWLTERGRRLIGWDEILEGGLAEGAAVSSWRGYAGGVAAAEAGHDVVMCPEQQVYLDHRQDGGPDEPMPIGFVRTLEDVYRFEPVPPSLSEEAAGHILGAQANVWTEVMQDRARVDYQVFPRLAAFAEVVWSSLPAPAERDFAGFDRRMRTHYARLDALGVDYRPPSGPLPWQRRPGVLGRPIEGPPPTV, encoded by the coding sequence ATGGACAACCTGATTCCCGCACCGGTGCGCACCGCCGGCGACGACAGCCGCGCATTCGTCCTCGACGACGCCACGACGCTGACCGCGGGCCCCGGCACCGAAAGCACCGGACGCTGGCTGCGCGGCACCCTCGGAGCCGCCTTCGCCCTTCCGCTCGCCCCCGCCCCGAAGGGGGCGGCGGGCAGCGCGAACACCATCGAGCTGCAGGTCGACCCCGCACTGGAGCCCGAGGGTTACCGGCTCGGCGTGGACGCCGTCCGGGGTGTACGGATCACCGGCGGCAGCGCCGCAGGGGTCTTCTGGGGGGCACAGACCCTGCGCCAGCTCCTCGGTCCCGAGGCATTCCGGCGGGCCCCGGTGCGCGCCGGCGCCGAAAGGCGGATTCCCCTTACGGAGATCGAGGACGCCCCGCGCTTCGGATGGCGCGGCCTGATGCTGGACGTGGCCCGCCACTTCATGCCCAAGGACGGCGTGCTGCGCATGCTCGACCTGCTCGCCGCCCACAAACTCAACGTCTTCCATTTCCACCTCACCGACGACCAGGGCTGGCGCATCGAGATCAAGCGCCACCCCCGGCTCACGGAGGCCGGCGCGTGGCGGGCCCGCACCAAATACGGGCACCGCGCATCCGAGTTGTGGGACGAGACACCGCACGGCGGTCACTACACCCAGGACGACATCCGCGAAATCGTGGCGTACGCCGCCGAGCGGCATATCCGCGTGGTCCCCGAAATCGACATCCCGGGCCACTCGCAGGCGGCCATCAGCGCGTATCCGGAACTCGGCAACACCGATGTCGTCGACACGTCCGCCCTTTCCGTCTGGGACACCTGGGGCATCAACCCGAACGTACTCGCCCCCACCGACAACACCCTGCGCTTCTTCGAGGGGGTCTTCGAGGAAGTGCTCGACCTGTTCCCCGCGGACACCTCGCCGTTCATCCACGTCGGCGGCGACGAATGCCTCAAGGACCAGTGGAAGGAGTCACCGGCCGCGCAGGCCCGCATGGCCGGACTCGGCCTGGCGGACGAGGACGAGCTGCAGTCCTGGTTCATCCGCCACTTCGACCGCTGGCTCACCGAGAGGGGCCGCCGCCTCATCGGCTGGGACGAGATCCTGGAGGGCGGGCTCGCCGAGGGCGCGGCGGTGTCGTCGTGGCGCGGCTACGCCGGCGGCGTGGCCGCCGCCGAGGCGGGCCACGACGTCGTGATGTGCCCCGAGCAGCAGGTGTACCTGGACCACCGTCAGGACGGCGGCCCCGACGAGCCGATGCCCATCGGCTTCGTGCGGACCCTGGAGGACGTCTACCGCTTCGAACCCGTCCCTCCGAGCCTCTCCGAGGAGGCCGCCGGACACATCCTGGGCGCCCAGGCCAACGTCTGGACCGAGGTCATGCAGGACCGGGCCCGGGTCGACTACCAGGTGTTCCCCCGGCTCGCGGCCTTCGCCGAGGTCGTCTGGTCGTCCCTCCCGGCGCCCGCCGAGAGGGACTTCGCCGGCTTCGACCGCCGGATGCGCACCCACTACGCCCGGCTCGACGCTCTGGGCGTCGACTACCGGCCGCCCTCCGGGCCCCTGCCGTGGCAACGCCGGCCCGGTGTCCTGGGTCGCCCGATCGAGGGACCGCCCCCGACCGTGTGA